AAGCCAGGCGGCCTCACTTCAACTACCTCCCTGTTCACGAGGGTGGGTGGTGTCCTCCCTTCGTAGAAGGCAAGGAGGTTCTCAGCAACTACTTCCGCCATGCCGTGCCTCGCGTCGTATGTGGCGCTGGCTGCGTGCGGTGCTAGCACGACGTTCTTAAAGGCCGTTAGTGGGTGGTTTGGTGGTAGTGGTTCTTCTTCGTATACGTCTAGTCCTGCTCCTGCTATCCATCCTTCGTTTAGTGCTTTGATTAGTGCTTGGGTGTCTATGACTCCTCCCCTGGATGTGTTGATGAGCACGGCACTCCTCTTCATAAGCCTAAGCCTCCCCTCACCAATCAAATACCTAGTCTGAGGAGTGAGGGGGACGTGAAGCGTAACAACATCCGACTCCCTCAACAACGTGTCCAGATCAGTGTATGTAACACCCAACTCCTGCTCAGCGTCCATGTTTCTCGTCAAGTCATAGTAGATAACCCTCATGCCGAAACCTCTCACACCTATCTCAGCAACTCTTCTACCTATCCTTCCCAGCCCCACTACACCGAGTGTCTTGCCCCTCAATTCGATCCCTAAAAGCATCTTCGGATGCCAGCCTGTCCTGATCCTCCACCACTCGCCAAACCTGACTAAGAGATCGCCTTCAACAACCCTCCGGACCGTGGCCAGTATGAGCGCCCACGTGAACTCTGCAGTGGCCTCGGTCAGGACTCTGGGCGTGTTGGTCACGTACACGCCAAGCCTGGTCGCGCACTCAACGTCTATGTTGTCAAAGCCCACGGCAAGCTGAGCCACTAGGCGGAGCCTTGGAGCGCTCCTCAATAAGTTGCAGTCAACCCTATCACTGAGCAACGACACAAGTGCGTCAACGTTCCTAACCTTCTCGAGCAATATCTCGTATGGTGGTGCCTGATACCTGTCCCATACCTCGACGTCATAGTACTGACTTATCTTAGCCATGACATCGTCGAACAGCTCCCTAGTTATGAAGACCCTTGGTCTCACACACCACACCGAAAATATTTTGTACGTTAGTCTAAATAAGCTATAAATTAAGGTTTGCAATTCTAGTTCAATTTTTATTAGCTCTGAAACGCTTCTCTACCGCGAGGTAATATAATGAATAATAACATGAAGTTATGCGTAATACTATT
This portion of the Zestosphaera sp. genome encodes:
- the gyaR gene encoding glyoxylate reductase codes for the protein MWCVRPRVFITRELFDDVMAKISQYYDVEVWDRYQAPPYEILLEKVRNVDALVSLLSDRVDCNLLRSAPRLRLVAQLAVGFDNIDVECATRLGVYVTNTPRVLTEATAEFTWALILATVRRVVEGDLLVRFGEWWRIRTGWHPKMLLGIELRGKTLGVVGLGRIGRRVAEIGVRGFGMRVIYYDLTRNMDAEQELGVTYTDLDTLLRESDVVTLHVPLTPQTRYLIGEGRLRLMKRSAVLINTSRGGVIDTQALIKALNEGWIAGAGLDVYEEEPLPPNHPLTAFKNVVLAPHAASATYDARHGMAEVVAENLLAFYEGRTPPTLVNREVVEVRPPGFAC